A genome region from Clostridium sp. JN-9 includes the following:
- the dnaN gene encoding DNA polymerase III subunit beta encodes MQFTCEKSNLLDGISTVQKAVTGKSTMPVLQGILIKAESKGLVMTGSDIDLSIETKVKADVTTTGSIVVDSRLFGEIIRKLPNDIIQIQVIEDKSIEIICQKSKFSLIYMNPDDFPLLPNINENMIFSIPQKQLKSMIRGTIFATAQDETRPILTGVLFEVKDKKINLVALDGYRLALRSEYVDSENTINAVIPAKTLNEVGKILGDNDENVNITFTPNHILFSIGETKIISRLLEGEFIKYNSIIPEEYNLKVTAKRNELLDSIERASLMAKEGNTNLIKLDIQEESMIITSNSQLGMVREETNIILQGQTLQIAFNSKYLIDVLKIMEEDEVVLEFSSSVAPCIIKPKENVNNIYLVLPVRLQNN; translated from the coding sequence ATGCAATTTACATGTGAAAAATCAAATTTATTAGATGGAATATCAACTGTTCAAAAAGCAGTTACTGGTAAATCAACTATGCCTGTACTTCAAGGTATTTTAATAAAAGCTGAATCTAAAGGATTAGTTATGACTGGATCTGATATAGATTTAAGTATAGAGACAAAAGTAAAAGCTGATGTTACTACTACAGGAAGTATAGTTGTGGATTCAAGATTATTTGGAGAAATTATTAGAAAACTCCCTAATGATATTATTCAAATTCAAGTTATTGAAGATAAAAGCATTGAAATAATATGTCAGAAATCAAAGTTTTCTCTAATATATATGAATCCAGATGATTTTCCTCTATTGCCAAATATTAATGAAAACATGATTTTTTCAATTCCTCAGAAACAATTAAAAAGTATGATTAGAGGAACTATTTTCGCAACAGCTCAGGATGAAACAAGACCAATACTAACTGGTGTTCTTTTTGAAGTTAAGGATAAAAAAATAAATCTTGTGGCTTTAGATGGTTATAGATTAGCCTTAAGATCTGAATATGTAGACAGTGAAAATACAATAAATGCTGTTATTCCTGCAAAGACATTAAATGAAGTTGGCAAAATACTTGGTGATAATGATGAAAATGTAAACATCACTTTTACTCCAAATCATATTTTATTTAGTATAGGTGAAACTAAAATAATTTCAAGGCTGTTAGAAGGTGAATTTATTAAATATAATTCAATAATTCCAGAAGAATACAACTTAAAAGTAACAGCTAAAAGAAATGAATTGCTTGATTCAATAGAAAGAGCTTCACTTATGGCAAAGGAAGGAAATACTAATTTAATAAAGCTTGATATACAAGAAGAAAGCATGATAATTACATCTAATTCTCAATTGGGAATGGTACGAGAAGAAACAAATATAATTTTGCAAGGACAGACGCTTCAAATTGCATTTAATTCAAAATACCTAATAGATGTATTAAAAATAATGGAAGAGGATGAGGTTGTCTTAGAATTTTCCAGCAGCGTTGCTCCATGTATAATAAAACCAAAAGAAAATGTAAATAACATTTATCTTGTACTTCCTGTAAGACTTCAAAATAATTAA
- a CDS encoding extracellular matrix/biofilm biosynthesis regulator RemA family protein, giving the protein MFLHLGESIVVPIKDIIGIFDMETSMYSSDTTQFLRMAEEDGFVQRITKEKPKSFIIAEVDKKSKIFFSPISSSTLTKRSQAIYYEP; this is encoded by the coding sequence ATGTTTCTACATTTAGGTGAAAGCATAGTTGTGCCGATAAAGGATATAATTGGAATTTTCGATATGGAAACATCTATGTATAGTTCAGATACCACTCAATTTTTAAGAATGGCTGAAGAAGATGGATTTGTTCAAAGAATTACTAAAGAAAAACCTAAATCATTTATTATTGCAGAAGTAGATAAAAAAAGTAAAATATTTTTTTCGCCGATATCTTCTTCTACACTAACTAAAAGATCTCAGGCTATATATTATGAACCATAA
- the recF gene encoding DNA replication/repair protein RecF: MYIKYLQLRNYRNYPELSVEFSKNTNVFIGDNAQGKTNILESIYYCSIGKSHRTNKDKELISWNKNEAYIQSYIARERLDKKIEIKIFKEGKKGININKIKVNKISELLGNFNVVMFSPEDLKIVKESPSYRRKFLDIELCKLSKMYYYNLVQYNKVLEEKNILLKRWNEKNIAILEIYNEQLSKFGSEVIKQRKNYIDKLNSIGKHIHKKISNGTEQIEFKYITSVKNIDDAENQLLLNFKKNMRRDIEKRISSEGPHRDDFQVLINNTDAKSFGSQGQQRTAVLTIKFASLEIIKEIIGEYPVLLLDDVLSELDSKRQEYILNSIKNIQTIITCTGIEEINNLLSNNSYVFKVTKGIVEKIEN, translated from the coding sequence ATGTATATTAAATATTTACAACTTAGAAATTATAGAAACTACCCTGAATTATCTGTGGAGTTTAGCAAAAATACTAATGTATTCATAGGTGATAATGCACAGGGAAAAACAAATATTTTAGAGAGCATATACTATTGCAGCATAGGTAAATCACACAGAACCAATAAAGATAAAGAGTTAATAAGCTGGAACAAAAATGAGGCTTATATTCAGTCTTATATTGCCAGAGAAAGACTGGATAAAAAAATTGAAATTAAAATTTTTAAAGAGGGAAAGAAAGGAATTAATATAAACAAAATTAAAGTAAATAAAATTTCAGAACTCCTGGGAAATTTTAATGTAGTTATGTTTTCACCGGAGGATTTAAAAATAGTTAAAGAATCTCCTTCCTACAGGAGGAAGTTTCTTGATATAGAATTATGCAAATTAAGTAAAATGTATTATTATAATCTGGTTCAGTACAATAAAGTACTTGAGGAAAAAAATATTCTGCTTAAAAGATGGAATGAAAAAAACATTGCTATATTGGAAATTTATAACGAACAGCTTTCTAAATTTGGCAGCGAAGTAATTAAACAAAGAAAAAATTATATCGATAAATTAAACAGCATAGGAAAACACATCCATAAAAAAATTTCTAATGGAACAGAACAGATTGAGTTTAAATATATTACATCTGTCAAGAATATTGATGATGCTGAAAATCAACTTTTATTAAATTTTAAGAAGAATATGAGAAGAGATATAGAAAAAAGGATTTCTTCAGAAGGACCTCACAGGGACGATTTTCAGGTTCTAATTAATAATACAGATGCAAAAAGTTTTGGATCTCAGGGACAGCAGAGAACTGCTGTGTTAACTATTAAATTTGCATCTTTAGAAATTATTAAAGAAATTATAGGAGAGTATCCAGTATTGCTATTGGATGATGTATTGTCTGAATTAGATTCCAAAAGACAGGAATACATATTAAATTCAATAAAGAATATACAAACTATTATAACCTGTACTGGTATAGAAGAAATTAATAATTTATTAAGTAATAATAGTTATGTTTTTAAAGTTACAAAAGGCATTGTAGAAAAAATAGAAAATTGA
- the yaaA gene encoding S4 domain-containing protein YaaA → MKEVKINTDIIKLDSFLKWSGAVSQGSEAKIYILNGEVKVNGETETRRSKKLSIGDIIEFQGEQYKII, encoded by the coding sequence TTGAAAGAGGTAAAAATAAATACAGATATAATTAAATTAGATTCTTTCTTAAAATGGAGTGGTGCAGTGTCACAAGGATCGGAAGCTAAAATATATATTTTAAATGGTGAAGTAAAAGTTAATGGTGAAACGGAAACAAGGAGATCAAAAAAATTATCCATAGGAGATATAATTGAATTTCAGGGAGAACAATACAAAATAATTTAA
- the gyrA gene encoding DNA gyrase subunit A — protein sequence MENGKILPAEISHEIKKCYIDYAMSVIVGRALPDVRDGLKPVHRRILYSMHELGLTPEKGYRKCARIVGDVLGKYHPHGDTAVYEALVRMAQDFSQRYTLVDGHGNFGSVDGDSAAAMRYTEAKMSKIALELLRDINKNTVDFVPNFDGEEQEPSVLPSRFPNLLVNGSAGIAVGMATNIPPHNLNEVINGIIKLMENPDITIPELMLEIKGPDFPTAGIILGTSGIREAYETGRGKVIVRSKTEIEEENGRHRIIVTELPYQVNKAKLIENMAELVKEKKIEGISDIRDESDREGMRIVIEIKRDGNANVILNQLFKHTKMQDTFGIIMLALVNNEPKVLNLKEILVNYLDFQKEVIRRRTRFDLDKALARAHILEGLKIALDHIDEVIKLIRASKTGEEAKNGLMAQFNLSEKQSQAILDMRLQRLTGLEREKIENEYDELMKTINYLKEVLEKEELVLKIIKDELTEIKNKYGDERRTSIERNSNEINIEDLIQEQSVVITLTHSGYIKRVSADTYSAQRRGGKGIQATATKEDDFVENIFITSTHSNILFFTNMGRVYRLKGYEVPEAGRTAKGTNIVNLLPLLTSEKIQAVITLKEFEDRNYLVMGTKKGLIKKTSLKQFANIRRSGLIAITLRENDELIAVRMTTGESEVLMFTQDGYAIRFNEKDVRPMGRTAAGVKAITLRDKDVALSMDIAAKENDVLVVSENGFGKRTPIDEYTPHRRGGKGIITYKITEKTGKIVGARVVKDDDELMLINTSNVAIRLNISGISTTSRNAMGVTLMRTVEDEKVVAIAKIDSSYIEDSKETEEIEETKETKETEDTNENK from the coding sequence ATGGAAAATGGAAAGATATTACCAGCGGAGATAAGTCACGAAATAAAAAAATGTTATATAGACTATGCTATGAGTGTTATAGTTGGCCGTGCGCTACCAGATGTAAGAGACGGTTTAAAACCAGTTCATAGAAGAATTTTATATTCTATGCATGAATTGGGCCTAACTCCTGAAAAAGGATATAGAAAATGCGCAAGAATAGTCGGAGATGTTTTAGGAAAATACCATCCACATGGTGATACAGCAGTTTATGAAGCATTAGTCAGAATGGCACAGGATTTTTCACAAAGATATACACTAGTAGATGGTCACGGAAACTTTGGTTCTGTTGATGGCGATAGCGCGGCTGCCATGAGATATACAGAAGCAAAAATGAGTAAAATAGCACTAGAACTTTTAAGAGATATAAATAAAAATACTGTAGATTTTGTTCCTAATTTTGACGGAGAAGAGCAGGAACCTTCTGTTCTTCCTTCCAGATTTCCCAATTTATTAGTAAATGGCTCAGCTGGTATAGCAGTTGGTATGGCAACTAATATACCACCTCATAACTTAAATGAAGTTATAAATGGAATAATAAAGTTAATGGAAAATCCAGATATAACTATACCTGAGCTGATGCTTGAAATTAAGGGACCAGATTTTCCAACAGCAGGTATAATACTTGGAACCTCTGGTATAAGAGAAGCATATGAAACTGGAAGAGGAAAAGTAATTGTCAGATCAAAAACAGAAATAGAAGAGGAAAATGGAAGGCATAGGATAATAGTTACAGAGCTTCCTTATCAGGTTAATAAGGCAAAACTCATAGAAAACATGGCTGAATTAGTTAAAGAAAAGAAAATTGAAGGAATTTCTGATATCAGAGATGAATCTGATAGAGAAGGAATGCGTATTGTTATAGAAATTAAACGTGATGGTAATGCTAATGTAATTTTAAACCAATTATTTAAGCATACAAAAATGCAGGATACATTTGGTATCATAATGCTGGCTCTTGTAAATAATGAGCCAAAAGTGTTGAATTTAAAGGAAATACTGGTTAATTATCTTGATTTCCAGAAGGAAGTTATAAGAAGGAGAACAAGATTTGATTTAGATAAGGCACTGGCAAGAGCTCATATTTTGGAAGGATTAAAGATAGCACTTGATCATATAGATGAGGTTATAAAGCTTATAAGAGCATCTAAAACTGGAGAAGAAGCAAAAAATGGATTAATGGCACAATTTAATCTTTCTGAAAAACAATCTCAAGCTATATTAGACATGAGATTACAGAGATTAACAGGTTTAGAAAGAGAAAAAATAGAAAATGAATATGACGAATTAATGAAAACAATAAATTATTTGAAGGAAGTTCTTGAAAAAGAAGAATTAGTTTTAAAAATAATAAAAGATGAACTAACTGAAATTAAGAACAAATATGGCGATGAGAGAAGAACAAGCATTGAAAGAAATAGTAATGAAATAAATATTGAGGATCTGATTCAGGAGCAAAGTGTTGTTATAACATTAACTCATTCAGGTTATATAAAAAGAGTGAGTGCAGATACTTATTCAGCTCAAAGAAGGGGCGGAAAGGGTATTCAGGCAACGGCCACAAAGGAAGATGACTTTGTGGAGAATATTTTTATTACTTCAACACACAGCAATATTTTATTCTTTACAAATATGGGAAGAGTATATCGTTTAAAGGGTTATGAAGTACCAGAAGCTGGAAGAACAGCTAAGGGAACTAATATTGTTAACTTACTTCCACTATTGACATCTGAAAAAATTCAAGCTGTTATTACACTTAAAGAATTTGAAGATAGAAATTATCTAGTGATGGGTACTAAAAAAGGTTTAATAAAGAAAACTTCTTTAAAACAATTTGCTAATATTAGAAGGAGTGGTTTAATTGCTATTACATTAAGAGAAAATGATGAATTAATAGCTGTGAGAATGACTACTGGAGAAAGTGAAGTTTTAATGTTCACACAGGATGGTTATGCAATTAGATTTAATGAAAAAGATGTTAGACCTATGGGAAGGACAGCAGCAGGTGTTAAGGCAATAACACTTAGAGATAAAGATGTTGCTTTGTCAATGGATATAGCAGCTAAAGAGAATGATGTATTAGTTGTAAGTGAAAATGGATTTGGTAAAAGAACACCAATTGATGAATATACACCTCATAGAAGAGGGGGAAAAGGTATAATCACATATAAAATCACTGAAAAGACAGGTAAAATTGTTGGTGCCAGAGTAGTAAAAGATGATGATGAGCTAATGCTTATTAATACTTCTAATGTAGCCATCAGATTAAATATATCAGGTATTTCAACAACCAGCAGAAATGCAATGGGAGTTACCCTTATGAGGACAGTGGAAGATGAAAAGGTAGTTGCTATTGCTAAAATAGACAGCAGTTATATTGAAGATAGCAAAGAAACTGAAGAAATTGAAGAAACTAAAGAAACTAAAGAAACTGAAGATACTAATGAGAATAAATAA
- the dnaA gene encoding chromosomal replication initiator protein DnaA, with the protein MNTQLNELWEKALNIIKGELTEVSFNTWIKSISPLDMDNSNIKLGVPNDFTKDILSNNYKDLIINAIKLITSKKYNITFFVLSEESIDEYKQSPLKKQESRNNIIVNDEMTTILNPKYTFDTFVIGNSNRFAHAASLAVAESPAKAYNPLFIYGGVGLGKTHLMHAIGHYIIQNNPRAKVVYVSSEKFTNELINSIKDDKNVEFRNKYRNVDVLLIDDIQFIAGKERTQEEFFHTFNALHEANKQIIISSDSPPKEIPTLEDRLRSRFEWGLIADIQPPDFETRMAILKKKADEEHLNIRNEVFSYIATKIKSNIRELEGALIRIVAYSSLTNKEITVDLASEALRDIISNSQNKQVTIELIQDVVSSYYNLKIDDFKSARRTRNVAFPRQIAMYLSRKLTDMSLPKIGEEFGGRDHTTVIHAYEKISDCLKNDEALQKVINELTKRINQK; encoded by the coding sequence ATGAACACCCAACTTAATGAATTGTGGGAAAAAGCACTAAACATAATAAAAGGTGAACTTACAGAAGTAAGCTTTAATACTTGGATAAAAAGTATTTCTCCATTAGATATGGATAATTCTAATATAAAGCTAGGAGTACCAAATGATTTCACAAAAGATATATTAAGCAATAATTACAAAGATTTAATAATAAACGCCATAAAATTAATTACTTCAAAAAAATATAATATAACTTTTTTTGTTTTATCAGAAGAGTCAATTGACGAATATAAGCAAAGTCCATTAAAAAAGCAAGAATCCAGAAATAACATTATAGTTAATGATGAAATGACAACAATATTAAATCCAAAATATACCTTTGATACTTTTGTAATAGGTAATAGTAACAGATTTGCACATGCAGCTTCACTTGCTGTAGCTGAATCTCCAGCAAAAGCATATAATCCTTTATTTATATACGGTGGTGTTGGACTTGGAAAAACTCACTTAATGCACGCAATTGGACATTACATTATTCAAAATAACCCCAGAGCAAAAGTTGTTTATGTTTCTTCTGAAAAATTTACAAATGAATTAATAAATTCTATTAAAGATGATAAAAATGTTGAATTTAGAAATAAATACAGAAATGTAGATGTACTTTTAATAGATGATATTCAATTTATAGCTGGAAAAGAAAGAACTCAGGAAGAGTTTTTCCATACCTTTAATGCACTGCATGAAGCAAATAAGCAGATAATTATTTCAAGTGATAGTCCTCCAAAGGAAATTCCTACATTAGAAGATAGATTGAGATCCAGGTTTGAATGGGGATTAATTGCTGATATACAGCCACCAGATTTTGAAACAAGAATGGCAATTTTGAAGAAAAAAGCAGATGAAGAACACTTAAACATACGTAATGAAGTTTTTTCTTATATAGCAACGAAAATAAAATCAAATATAAGAGAACTAGAAGGTGCATTAATAAGAATAGTTGCTTATTCTTCATTAACTAATAAGGAAATTACTGTTGATTTAGCATCTGAGGCTTTAAGAGATATTATTTCAAATAGTCAAAATAAACAAGTTACTATAGAACTGATTCAAGATGTAGTTTCAAGCTATTACAACTTAAAAATTGACGATTTTAAATCCGCAAGAAGAACGAGAAATGTAGCCTTTCCAAGACAAATAGCTATGTATTTGAGTAGAAAACTTACTGATATGTCACTGCCGAAAATAGGAGAAGAGTTCGGAGGCAGGGATCATACAACGGTAATTCATGCATATGAAAAAATTTCTGATTGTTTAAAAAACGATGAGGCTTTGCAGAAAGTTATTAATGAACTAACAAAAAGAATTAATCAAAAATAA
- the gyrB gene encoding DNA topoisomerase (ATP-hydrolyzing) subunit B: protein MSEDKNQIYDESQIQVLEGLEAVRKRPGMYIGSTSIRGLHHLVYEIVDNSIDEAMGGFCNHIEIIIQNDNSVIVKDNGRGMPVGMHPKMHLPTVEVIMTVLHAGGKFGGSGYKVSGGLHGVGASVVNALSETCEVRVKREGHIWRQTYKRGKAVTGLDIIGDTDEQGTYTYFKPDNEIFEDINFDYDTLAQRLRELAFLNKGVKISMSDERNGKKEVFHYEGGIKSFVAYLNRNKEVIQAEPIYVEGRKEDYSVEVALQYNDGYVENIFSFANNIDTVEGGTHLAGLKSALTRVFNDYARKFGFLKENDKNFSGEDIREGLTAVISVKLIDPQFEGQTKTKLGNSEVRGIVDNIVGEGIRNFLEENPQTGKTIIEKSLTASRAREAARKARELTRRKSVLESTSLPGKLSDCSSRDPKECEIYLVEGDSAGGSAKQGRDRRFQAILPLRGKIMNVEKQRLDKILNSEEIRAMITAFGAGIGADFDVSKIRYDRIILMTDADVDGAHIRTLILTFFYRYMKELVEKGHVYIAQPPLYKVSKSKKEYYAYSDKELDKVLQLVGGKDNSTNIQRYKGLGEMDATQLWDTTMNPEKRTLLQVTVEDAIAADEIFTILMGDKVEPRREFIMENGNKVINLDI from the coding sequence ATGTCTGAAGACAAGAATCAAATATATGATGAAAGTCAGATACAAGTACTAGAGGGTTTAGAGGCTGTAAGAAAAAGACCAGGTATGTACATAGGAAGTACTAGTATAAGAGGACTTCATCACTTGGTATATGAAATAGTAGATAATAGCATCGATGAAGCTATGGGGGGATTTTGTAATCATATCGAGATAATTATTCAAAATGATAATTCAGTAATTGTAAAGGATAATGGAAGAGGTATGCCTGTAGGTATGCATCCAAAGATGCATTTACCAACAGTTGAAGTAATAATGACAGTACTTCATGCTGGAGGAAAATTCGGAGGCAGTGGATATAAAGTTTCCGGAGGACTACATGGTGTTGGAGCATCTGTAGTAAATGCTCTATCAGAAACATGTGAAGTAAGAGTAAAAAGAGAAGGACATATATGGAGACAAACATACAAAAGAGGAAAAGCAGTTACAGGTCTTGATATTATTGGAGATACTGATGAACAAGGAACATATACATACTTTAAACCTGACAATGAAATTTTTGAAGATATAAATTTTGATTATGATACATTAGCTCAAAGGCTTAGAGAATTAGCTTTTTTAAATAAAGGAGTAAAAATATCTATGTCTGATGAAAGAAACGGAAAAAAAGAAGTCTTTCATTATGAAGGAGGTATAAAATCATTTGTTGCTTACTTAAACAGAAATAAAGAAGTAATTCAGGCAGAACCAATATATGTTGAAGGCAGGAAAGAGGATTATTCTGTTGAAGTTGCATTGCAGTATAATGATGGATATGTAGAGAACATTTTTTCATTTGCAAATAATATAGATACTGTTGAAGGAGGTACACATTTAGCAGGATTAAAAAGTGCATTAACAAGAGTATTTAATGATTATGCAAGAAAATTTGGTTTTTTAAAAGAAAATGATAAGAACTTTTCAGGAGAAGATATTAGAGAAGGATTAACAGCCGTTATTTCGGTAAAACTTATAGATCCACAATTTGAAGGTCAAACAAAAACTAAATTGGGTAACAGTGAAGTTAGAGGTATTGTTGATAATATTGTTGGGGAGGGAATTAGAAACTTTTTAGAAGAAAACCCTCAGACAGGAAAAACAATAATAGAAAAATCATTAACTGCTTCAAGAGCAAGAGAAGCTGCAAGAAAAGCAAGAGAATTAACCAGAAGAAAATCAGTTTTAGAAAGTACATCTCTCCCAGGAAAGCTTTCAGACTGTTCATCCAGAGATCCAAAAGAATGTGAAATTTATCTTGTAGAAGGAGATTCTGCAGGAGGTTCAGCAAAGCAGGGAAGGGATAGAAGATTTCAGGCAATTTTACCTTTAAGAGGTAAGATTATGAATGTTGAAAAACAGAGGCTGGATAAAATATTAAACTCTGAGGAAATCAGAGCAATGATTACTGCTTTCGGAGCAGGGATTGGTGCAGATTTTGACGTTTCAAAGATAAGGTATGATAGGATAATATTAATGACTGATGCAGATGTTGATGGAGCACATATAAGAACGCTTATTTTAACTTTCTTTTACAGATACATGAAAGAATTAGTTGAAAAAGGTCATGTTTATATAGCACAGCCACCACTTTATAAAGTATCTAAGTCTAAGAAGGAATATTATGCTTATAGCGACAAGGAATTAGATAAAGTGCTTCAATTAGTAGGAGGAAAAGATAATAGTACAAATATTCAAAGATATAAAGGTCTTGGTGAAATGGATGCCACACAACTTTGGGATACAACAATGAATCCAGAAAAAAGAACATTACTTCAGGTTACAGTGGAGGATGCAATAGCAGCTGATGAAATATTCACAATACTTATGGGTGACAAGGTAGAACCAAGAAGAGAATTTATAATGGAAAATGGAAACAAGGTTATAAACTTAGATATTTAG